One window of Alteromonas sp. LMIT006 genomic DNA carries:
- a CDS encoding SGNH/GDSL hydrolase family protein → MKNHSNTWLFRLIAILIPFAFVGLIELSLRLVGFGQSYPLFIPNPAHPDYLLTRPDVVKRYFPFQENVPNVTLEPHFFLKDKPSNGVRIFVQGGSTAAGYPYGLGASIAGMLEHRLRASLPGKHVEVVNTALSAVNSYTLLDFADEIIAQQPDAVLIYAGHNEYLGLLGSGSRFAIADSHAVTLLQLALKDWRIYQLIQWLVVELSSTTSDTKASTGTSSRTVMAQVAQTQTIEYGSEAFAAGKTQLKDNLTLLLDKYQQANIPVFISTIASNEKDFAPFVSAPLSAEYTKLLKELPSSYATLAEQADSATHAALAYHLGQFCLATRQTCAQAWFSKARDYDALRFRAPSHVNEIIRSFADQQVFIVDSEARLRGRDPQGFIGNNVMLEHLHPNVSGYFVIANAFYDRLVESEVFDDIRTIDVNTAWQRRPIIPAEEYAGFADVQVLMSDYPFTDSPQPVKLPAPSNADQHFGLLKHRKELDWLGMMKQAQRYYINQKDTQMVTKVTQIIADALPHDPMANLKAGQYLAQAERFAEALYYYERAQRAGALQLEQTIATLKTKSQM, encoded by the coding sequence ATGAAAAATCACTCAAACACCTGGTTATTTCGTTTGATCGCCATCTTAATCCCGTTTGCATTTGTTGGCTTAATCGAATTATCGTTGCGTCTTGTTGGCTTTGGTCAAAGCTACCCCTTATTCATCCCCAACCCTGCTCACCCAGATTATCTATTAACACGTCCCGATGTGGTCAAACGCTATTTTCCGTTTCAAGAAAATGTCCCAAATGTGACGTTGGAGCCGCATTTTTTCTTGAAAGACAAACCAAGTAATGGCGTACGGATTTTTGTGCAAGGGGGCTCTACCGCCGCAGGCTACCCCTACGGATTAGGCGCATCCATTGCAGGCATGCTGGAACATCGTCTGCGCGCGTCACTACCAGGCAAGCATGTAGAAGTAGTCAATACCGCACTTTCTGCGGTCAATAGCTATACGTTGCTGGATTTTGCCGATGAAATCATTGCTCAACAGCCCGATGCGGTATTGATTTATGCTGGTCACAACGAGTACTTGGGCTTGCTTGGCTCAGGTTCGCGTTTTGCCATTGCCGATAGCCACGCGGTCACCTTATTACAGCTTGCACTCAAAGACTGGCGGATCTACCAGCTCATTCAATGGCTAGTGGTTGAACTGTCATCCACCACATCTGATACAAAAGCCTCTACCGGAACATCCTCTCGCACGGTTATGGCGCAAGTTGCGCAAACCCAAACCATTGAATATGGCAGTGAGGCCTTTGCTGCGGGCAAAACCCAATTGAAAGACAATTTGACGTTACTGCTTGATAAATACCAACAAGCCAATATCCCAGTATTCATCAGCACCATTGCCAGTAATGAAAAAGACTTTGCGCCTTTTGTTTCTGCGCCTCTCAGTGCAGAATACACGAAATTGCTGAAGGAGCTCCCCAGTAGTTATGCCACATTAGCAGAGCAAGCAGATTCCGCCACACACGCAGCCCTTGCCTATCATCTCGGGCAGTTCTGTCTGGCTACGCGTCAAACCTGCGCTCAGGCATGGTTTAGCAAAGCCAGAGATTATGATGCGTTGCGGTTTCGCGCCCCGTCGCACGTCAATGAGATCATTCGCAGCTTTGCCGATCAGCAGGTATTTATAGTGGATAGCGAAGCGCGATTGCGCGGCCGAGATCCACAGGGTTTTATCGGCAACAACGTAATGCTCGAACATTTGCACCCCAATGTGTCTGGGTATTTTGTCATTGCCAACGCCTTCTATGACCGTCTGGTGGAAAGCGAGGTATTTGACGACATCCGTACCATTGACGTCAATACTGCGTGGCAACGTCGGCCCATTATTCCTGCCGAAGAATACGCGGGATTTGCGGATGTGCAGGTACTGATGTCAGATTATCCTTTTACTGATTCTCCTCAGCCCGTTAAGTTGCCCGCGCCAAGTAACGCCGATCAGCACTTTGGTTTACTAAAACATCGAAAAGAGCTTGATTGGCTAGGCATGATGAAACAAGCTCAGCGCTATTACATCAATCAAAAAGACACGCAAATGGTCACTAAGGTAACGCAAATTATCGCCGACGCCCTGCCCCATGACCCGATGGCGAATCTTAAGGCCGGGCAATACTTGGCACAAGCAGAACGCTTTGCTGAAGCCCTGTATTATTATGAACGCGCCCAGCGTGCGGGGGCGCTGCAGCTTGAGCAGACGATTGCAACACTTAAGACGAAAAGCCAGATGTAA
- a CDS encoding DUF5989 family protein, with product MSEFLSDLWAFLKHRKKLWLLPIFIFFVLLGGLVVATQQSSLAGFIYTLF from the coding sequence ATGAGTGAATTTTTATCTGATTTATGGGCGTTTTTGAAACATCGCAAAAAACTGTGGTTACTGCCTATTTTTATCTTTTTCGTGTTGCTAGGTGGGTTAGTTGTAGCCACACAGCAATCGAGTTTAGCTGGATTTATTTATACGCTGTTTTAA
- a CDS encoding S41 family peptidase, whose translation MHKHIYTLIFILLALFAPFSSLSATLHITVRGIETPSLFVIGESAPLSMTKPTPMIRHKDGFKLSLWLPEVAVGERVRLKFAQIKQTDLLSPPEIITESLQGFRQIKLTDEHTYTSHAYGVPDPLAFSDVDTFTPAQLQADLAILNDVLETLHPGLNRYMSDSQWSAHKASLSQQFKQPMSVKDTYLAITLYVAAIQCGHTHTGIYNQSAFIDQLLQGAADKLPFLFDNQDGRWYLTHNVSGKSLLKPGTEILAINDQPIADIIDSMLPYMSADGANDAHRHAQIALHPVSTWQMFDAYFPLLFGQADTPYRLKVRLANSNKPLFINVDAVTLAERTRRLEALAIPEMDINQSWSYRIQEDGSGYLRIGTYATYKMSLDWQAFYAEAFAAFAAADVEHIIVDIRGNGGGMDIARLTLDAYLGLTDLPDQWTHMSKYQVVPEHLRPYLNTWDNSVLDISEWTQAASNSVLDGYEAVSPTQPELPVLESPFTGKISLWVDGTNSSATFYQAVAYQGHPRVEIIGEPTGGNLRGINGGAMFFLTLPNTQIGVDIPLFASFPKDADLGTVPNRGIIPDAIKKGV comes from the coding sequence ATGCACAAGCACATTTACACGCTTATTTTTATCCTATTAGCGCTATTTGCCCCATTTTCAAGTCTATCAGCGACTCTACATATCACCGTCAGAGGCATTGAAACGCCCAGCTTATTTGTCATAGGTGAATCGGCACCATTGTCTATGACCAAGCCAACGCCCATGATACGTCACAAAGACGGTTTTAAACTTAGCCTATGGTTACCTGAAGTGGCCGTGGGTGAGCGTGTGCGTCTTAAATTTGCACAAATTAAACAAACTGACTTACTTTCTCCCCCCGAAATCATAACAGAATCGCTGCAGGGCTTTCGTCAAATCAAACTCACCGATGAGCACACCTATACTTCACACGCTTATGGCGTGCCCGACCCACTGGCATTTTCAGATGTGGATACATTTACACCTGCGCAATTGCAAGCGGATTTGGCTATTTTGAATGACGTCCTTGAGACACTACATCCAGGGTTGAATCGCTACATGAGCGACAGTCAGTGGTCAGCTCACAAAGCCTCACTTTCCCAGCAATTCAAACAACCTATGAGTGTCAAAGACACCTACCTTGCGATCACGCTCTACGTTGCTGCCATCCAATGTGGTCATACGCATACTGGGATTTACAACCAGTCGGCCTTTATCGATCAGCTCTTACAAGGCGCTGCAGACAAACTACCCTTTTTGTTTGATAACCAAGACGGTCGTTGGTATTTAACACACAATGTGTCGGGCAAAAGTTTGCTCAAACCCGGCACCGAAATTCTAGCCATTAACGATCAGCCAATTGCAGACATTATTGATTCCATGTTGCCTTACATGAGCGCGGATGGTGCCAATGACGCCCATCGTCATGCGCAAATCGCTCTGCACCCTGTCAGTACGTGGCAAATGTTTGATGCGTATTTTCCATTACTCTTTGGCCAAGCCGATACACCGTATCGTCTAAAAGTACGCTTGGCCAACAGCAACAAGCCCTTATTTATCAATGTGGATGCGGTTACTTTGGCTGAACGCACGCGCCGCCTAGAAGCGTTAGCAATACCCGAAATGGACATCAACCAAAGTTGGTCTTATCGCATTCAAGAAGACGGTTCGGGCTATCTGCGCATTGGTACCTATGCCACCTACAAAATGTCGTTAGACTGGCAAGCTTTTTATGCAGAAGCGTTTGCGGCATTTGCAGCAGCCGATGTCGAACACATCATTGTCGATATTCGCGGTAACGGCGGCGGGATGGATATTGCTCGCTTAACCTTAGATGCGTACTTGGGCCTGACGGATTTACCCGACCAATGGACGCACATGAGCAAGTACCAGGTGGTGCCAGAGCATTTGCGCCCTTATCTCAATACGTGGGATAACAGTGTGTTAGATATCTCTGAATGGACGCAAGCAGCGAGTAATAGCGTGCTTGATGGATACGAAGCAGTCTCACCGACTCAGCCTGAGCTACCCGTTTTAGAATCCCCCTTCACTGGCAAGATCAGTTTGTGGGTTGATGGCACCAACTCGTCGGCCACTTTCTATCAAGCTGTCGCGTATCAAGGTCATCCCAGAGTGGAGATTATTGGTGAGCCTACCGGCGGTAACTTGCGTGGCATCAATGGTGGGGCAATGTTCTTTTTGACACTACCTAACACACAAATCGGTGTGGATATTCCCCTGTTTGCGTCGTTTCCAAAAGATGCAGATTTGGGCACAGTCCCTAATCGAGGCATCATACCCGATGCAATAAAAAAGGGCGTGTAA
- a CDS encoding FAD-binding oxidoreductase, translated as MDRRTALKLFASLSACIALPPVFAAASKPRVTVIGAGIVGSSAAYYLSKAGADVTVIDQQAPASHSTLGTFAWLNASWAKQPKHYHYLNQLGLSQWRALQAELSIPIDWHGSIEWFESTQRNQRLSEQILEQERWGERSSMIHADAIRELEPNIVIDDATVAAYAQNDGAVDPVQATKQLLDAAVQLGAKVHFPEAALNPVLRNERLIGVETNLRTIPSDFVVIASGADPQLPEHFSGLPLPQRSTPGVIAFSEPTERILHSVVAAPGVHLHQRADGVVVIGEQDGPPEGQAHTMRLQNRPNRFPNQSLALQHGRQMLTRASQYFPALQELTLADVVIGWRPLPLDGHPVLGSSLKRPEVYIAVMHSGVCLGPLAGKIIASELIYQKPVGGIEQFRPDRQFASTVRY; from the coding sequence ATGGATAGACGAACGGCTTTAAAATTATTTGCTAGCCTTAGTGCTTGTATAGCATTACCTCCTGTTTTTGCTGCAGCTAGCAAACCAAGAGTGACCGTGATCGGTGCAGGAATTGTTGGTAGCTCTGCTGCGTATTACCTGTCTAAAGCTGGCGCTGACGTGACGGTTATCGATCAACAGGCACCAGCAAGTCATTCAACACTTGGGACGTTTGCTTGGCTCAACGCAAGTTGGGCAAAACAGCCAAAACACTACCATTATTTAAATCAACTAGGGCTTAGCCAGTGGCGTGCACTGCAAGCTGAATTATCTATTCCTATTGATTGGCATGGTTCCATTGAATGGTTCGAGTCTACCCAGAGAAACCAACGCTTATCTGAGCAAATTTTAGAGCAGGAGCGTTGGGGTGAGCGTTCTAGTATGATTCATGCTGATGCAATCCGGGAGCTTGAACCTAATATTGTGATTGATGATGCAACGGTTGCAGCCTATGCTCAAAATGATGGTGCGGTGGATCCGGTTCAGGCGACCAAACAATTATTAGACGCAGCAGTACAGCTTGGAGCAAAGGTACATTTCCCAGAAGCAGCGCTTAATCCTGTCTTGAGAAATGAGCGATTAATTGGGGTAGAAACAAATCTTAGAACGATCCCATCAGACTTTGTCGTGATTGCCTCAGGTGCTGATCCACAGTTACCGGAGCATTTCTCTGGATTGCCTCTACCACAGCGATCGACACCTGGAGTTATTGCCTTTTCTGAACCAACAGAACGAATTCTTCATTCAGTAGTTGCAGCGCCGGGTGTTCACCTCCATCAACGCGCAGACGGTGTTGTTGTCATTGGTGAACAAGATGGTCCACCGGAGGGGCAGGCCCATACCATGCGTTTACAAAATCGTCCTAACCGCTTTCCTAATCAAAGCTTAGCATTGCAACATGGCAGGCAAATGTTGACAAGAGCAAGTCAGTACTTTCCAGCACTGCAAGAACTAACTCTAGCCGATGTCGTCATCGGCTGGCGACCTTTACCATTAGACGGCCATCCAGTATTAGGCTCATCACTGAAGCGTCCAGAGGTGTATATTGCAGTCATGCATAGTGGTGTATGTCTAGGTCCTTTGGCTGGAAAGATAATTGCTTCTGAATTGATTTATCAAAAACCTGTGGGGGGCATTGAACAATTTAGGCCAGACCGCCAGTTTGCCTCCACTGTTCGATATTGA
- a CDS encoding acyl carrier protein, which translates to MDSSYLIIICAVAGLVWFALATWNEGPRKAKKLDKAFTNRKRLSPREYYETFFQQKGFSEEVAVGVREVLEQQLDVDLSRLSSCDDFSKNLSFFWEFDSMADVAIVVALENRFSIKISDDEASSARTIKDLVCLVESKRKGT; encoded by the coding sequence ATGGATAGCTCGTATCTCATAATCATTTGTGCAGTTGCTGGCCTTGTGTGGTTCGCTCTCGCGACCTGGAATGAAGGTCCTAGGAAAGCCAAGAAGCTTGATAAGGCGTTTACAAATCGTAAGAGGTTGTCACCGCGCGAGTATTACGAAACATTCTTTCAACAAAAAGGTTTCTCTGAAGAAGTGGCTGTGGGAGTCAGGGAGGTTCTCGAACAACAGCTTGATGTAGATCTTTCTAGGCTTTCGTCATGTGACGACTTTTCCAAAAATTTGAGCTTTTTTTGGGAGTTTGATTCAATGGCGGATGTTGCAATTGTCGTTGCATTAGAGAATAGGTTCTCTATAAAAATTTCAGACGACGAAGCATCATCGGCAAGGACAATTAAAGACCTAGTTTGTTTGGTAGAGAGTAAGCGTAAAGGCACCTAA
- a CDS encoding DUF3144 domain-containing protein produces MKEVDDKFYERADSHIHLSNDQISEEIGRGKVSASMMYATARFNSWISACGWNSKEEMESAKNETIEYFASEYKKMLEENLNDYIQNFDKYMGNDE; encoded by the coding sequence ATGAAAGAGGTGGATGACAAATTTTACGAGAGAGCCGATTCACATATTCATTTATCAAACGATCAAATATCTGAAGAAATTGGTCGCGGGAAAGTAAGTGCATCGATGATGTATGCAACTGCTCGATTTAATTCTTGGATTAGTGCTTGTGGGTGGAATTCTAAAGAAGAAATGGAATCTGCAAAAAATGAAACAATCGAATATTTTGCCTCCGAATACAAAAAAATGCTCGAAGAGAATTTAAATGATTATATCCAAAATTTCGACAAGTATATGGGTAATGATGAATAG
- a CDS encoding integron integrase — MTTSPFLESIRHVLRTKHYSIQTEKTYLFWIKRFILFHNKRHPAGLAEEEVMQFLNYLAVNRKVTASTQNLALCAIVFMYKHIFDRELVLLPDTVRARAPSRVPTVLSHEEAMNIIEHMSPKYQLMFSILYGSGLRKTELLKLRIKDIDFENRTVFIFRGKGNKDRTSLLPNKLIEPLQRQIENVRKIHAKDLAEGYGMTSLPPSLARKYPNAITELKWQYVFPSTTRCQHPYDGYYCRHHLHNTALTKSLKLAVRQSGVNKHVTAHTFRHSFATQLLLSGTDIRTVQELLGHTDVRTTQIYTHVIGQHVSGVISPFDKN; from the coding sequence TTGACAACCTCACCATTCTTAGAAAGCATTCGACACGTGTTAAGGACTAAGCATTATTCAATCCAAACAGAAAAGACGTATCTCTTTTGGATCAAACGCTTCATTCTATTTCACAACAAACGCCACCCTGCAGGGCTTGCTGAAGAAGAGGTTATGCAATTTTTAAACTACCTAGCAGTAAATAGAAAAGTCACTGCATCTACTCAAAATTTAGCCTTATGCGCCATTGTATTCATGTACAAACATATTTTTGACAGAGAATTAGTACTACTGCCCGATACTGTTCGGGCAAGAGCGCCTAGCAGAGTGCCAACAGTACTATCTCATGAAGAAGCCATGAACATCATTGAGCACATGTCTCCAAAGTATCAACTCATGTTTTCCATACTATATGGCAGTGGATTGAGAAAAACAGAACTTCTTAAGTTAAGAATAAAAGACATCGATTTTGAGAATCGCACCGTGTTTATATTCAGAGGCAAGGGAAACAAAGACAGAACCAGTCTATTACCCAATAAACTCATCGAACCTTTACAACGACAAATCGAGAACGTTCGTAAAATCCATGCCAAAGATCTGGCAGAAGGCTACGGTATGACAAGTTTGCCACCGAGTCTTGCAAGAAAATACCCAAATGCGATCACAGAGCTTAAGTGGCAATATGTATTCCCTTCGACCACACGTTGCCAACATCCCTATGATGGATACTATTGTCGACATCATCTTCACAATACGGCACTGACCAAATCATTGAAGCTCGCTGTTCGCCAATCAGGTGTGAACAAACATGTTACTGCACACACCTTTCGACATTCATTTGCCACACAGTTGCTCTTATCCGGCACAGATATTCGCACGGTACAAGAACTACTTGGCCATACCGATGTGCGCACAACCCAAATTTATACCCATGTCATTGGGCAACACGTCTCGGGAGTCATCAGCCCGTTTGATAAGAATTAA
- a CDS encoding carbamoyltransferase, translating into MSQYVLGISAFYHDSAAAIICDGVIVAAAQEERFSRIKHDASFPSQAIAYCLAEADVLLSDCDAIVFYDKPLLKFERLLETYLAHAPRGFISFSRALPIWLKEKLYFKQLLRRECRTLAGLDKKATLPPIAFSEHHLSHAASAFYPSPFEQAVVLCLDGVGEWATTSAWIGEGQSLSPLWELHFPHSLGLLYSAFTYYCGFKVNAGEYKLMGLAPYGKPVYADIIKRHLIDIKADGSFALNLDYFDFMVGERMVNQAFCALFDGPALAHDAPLQQKHKDLAASIQQVTEEVVLAMAMHLKAQTGQTHLCLAGGVALNCVANGRLLREAGFDEIYVQPAAGDAGGALGAALEYSFQSGAITREINVLPSPQDSMQGSQLGPTFTQDDIEQACAEWGVQFRADVTAEGVAHLLTEQAVVGYFTGRMEFGPRALGHRSILGDPRDPKMQSVMNLKIKQRESFRPFAPIVMDAHVADWFCDITYSPYMLMVAQVQSDKQSVLPAITHVDGSARVQTVHSSQPVHQVLAAFYAKTGVPVLINTSFNVRGEPPVCTPSDAIRCFLATEMDYLYMDGVLLDKQAMPDAVMQRAQEVTFAKD; encoded by the coding sequence ATGTCGCAATACGTGCTTGGGATCTCCGCTTTTTATCACGACAGTGCCGCCGCCATTATTTGCGACGGTGTGATTGTGGCCGCAGCGCAAGAAGAACGCTTTAGCCGAATCAAACACGATGCGTCATTTCCTTCCCAAGCCATTGCCTATTGTTTAGCCGAGGCCGATGTCTTACTCAGTGATTGCGATGCAATTGTCTTTTATGACAAGCCACTGCTCAAATTTGAACGTTTGTTAGAGACTTACCTTGCCCATGCCCCGCGAGGGTTTATCAGTTTCAGTCGCGCATTGCCCATCTGGCTCAAAGAAAAACTCTATTTTAAGCAGCTGCTAAGGCGAGAGTGCCGGACGCTGGCTGGACTGGATAAAAAGGCAACTTTGCCTCCCATTGCGTTTTCCGAACATCATCTATCACACGCGGCGTCTGCGTTTTATCCCTCTCCGTTTGAGCAAGCCGTGGTGCTGTGCTTGGATGGGGTCGGTGAATGGGCAACGACCAGTGCGTGGATTGGTGAAGGTCAAAGCCTGAGTCCACTGTGGGAGCTGCATTTTCCGCATTCTTTGGGATTATTGTATTCGGCGTTTACCTATTATTGCGGTTTTAAAGTCAATGCGGGAGAGTACAAGTTAATGGGCCTTGCGCCATATGGCAAACCCGTGTACGCCGATATTATTAAACGTCATCTCATTGATATCAAAGCCGATGGGAGTTTTGCGCTGAATCTGGATTATTTTGATTTTATGGTGGGCGAGCGCATGGTCAATCAGGCATTTTGTGCGCTGTTTGATGGTCCCGCCCTTGCGCACGATGCGCCTTTACAACAAAAACACAAAGATCTCGCGGCTTCCATTCAACAAGTGACCGAAGAAGTGGTGCTGGCAATGGCGATGCATCTCAAAGCCCAGACAGGGCAGACTCATCTATGTCTGGCCGGGGGCGTGGCACTGAATTGTGTCGCAAATGGGCGGTTACTCCGCGAGGCTGGATTTGATGAGATATATGTACAGCCTGCGGCAGGCGATGCGGGTGGCGCGCTAGGGGCAGCACTGGAGTATTCGTTTCAGTCTGGCGCAATAACGCGTGAAATCAACGTATTACCGTCGCCACAAGATAGCATGCAGGGCAGTCAGCTCGGTCCGACGTTTACTCAAGATGATATCGAACAAGCTTGTGCAGAATGGGGCGTGCAGTTTCGAGCGGATGTGACCGCAGAGGGGGTGGCGCACTTGTTAACGGAACAAGCCGTAGTGGGGTATTTTACTGGTCGGATGGAATTTGGCCCTAGAGCGTTGGGGCATCGCTCGATTTTGGGTGATCCGCGTGACCCAAAAATGCAGTCGGTGATGAATTTAAAAATCAAACAACGCGAATCCTTTCGCCCCTTTGCCCCGATTGTGATGGATGCCCATGTTGCGGATTGGTTTTGCGATATCACCTATAGCCCTTATATGCTGATGGTAGCGCAAGTCCAGTCAGATAAACAATCGGTGCTACCTGCGATTACCCATGTCGATGGCAGTGCGCGAGTACAAACCGTGCATTCGTCTCAACCAGTGCATCAGGTCTTGGCGGCGTTTTATGCCAAAACAGGTGTGCCGGTGCTGATCAATACATCGTTCAATGTGCGCGGGGAACCCCCTGTGTGCACGCCGAGTGACGCGATCCGTTGTTTTTTGGCGACTGAGATGGATTATTTATACATGGATGGGGTGCTGCTCGATAAACAAGCTATGCCGGATGCAGTCATGCAACGGGCGCAGGAGGTGACATTTGCCAAAGACTAA